One part of the Phaenicophaeus curvirostris isolate KB17595 chromosome 2, BPBGC_Pcur_1.0, whole genome shotgun sequence genome encodes these proteins:
- the DLK2 gene encoding protein delta homolog 2: MLRSFCLQLMSLVWILLAHHQLAQGDDCSERCNLAHGGCDQDGKCRCDPGWEGEYCEECVRMPGCLHGTCHQPWQCICHTGWAGKFCDKDIHICEHQSPCQNGAQCIYDRDGEYSCLCPEGFHGKDCEMKIGPCEKAGSPCKNGGQCQDENGFASNFTCRCLAGFVGPLCENDVDDCLMRPCANGATCHDGINRFSCQCQVGFEGRFCTININDCASQPCKNGAKCYDRINDYDCLCPDRFTGKTCEISVPEPTWAAPYHPANHENSGVVKSTTSEMLAVTQPEPVRTVVTGRRVANHSEKEPGGGLLKISVKEVVTQRDSGLTEAQLVTVLVFGVLTAVLVLITVLLILRNWQRGRQRSNWCQSPSQAARKLQDRECQVGMLNTVLIEPRKTTEL, translated from the exons ATGCTCAGGAGCTTCTGTCTCCAGCTCATGTCCTTGGTTTGGATACTCTTGGCTCATCACCAGCTTGCCCAGG GTGATGACTGCAGCGAGCGCTGTAATCTTGCCCATGGCGGCTGTGACCAGGATGGGAAGTGCAG GTGTGATCCAGGCTGGGAGGGCGAGTACTGTGAGGAGTGTGTGCGTATGCCGGGGTGTCTCCATGGGACGTGCCACCAGCCTTGGCAGTGCATTTGTCACACCGGCTGGGCCGGCAAGTTCTGTGACAAAG ACATACACATCTGTGAACACCAGTCCCCGTGCCAGAATGGGGCTCAGTGCATCTACGACCGAGATGGAGAATATTCCTGCCTGTGTCCAGAAGGCTTCCATGGGAAGGATTGTGAGATGAAGATAGGGCCATGTGAGAAGGCAGG GTCTCCGTGCAAGAATGGGGGACAATGTCAAGACGAAAATGGCTTTGCCAGCAACTTCACCTGCCGATGCCTTGCTGGCTTCGTGGGGCCTCTCTGTGAGAATGATGTGGATGACTGCTTGATGCGTCCCTGTGCCAATGGTGCCACATGTCATGATGGAATCAACCGCTTCTCCTGTCAGTGCCAGGTGGGCTTTGAAGGGCGTTTCTGCACCATCAACATCAACGACTGCGCCAGCCAGCCATGCAAAAATGGGGCAAAATGCTACGACCGCATCAATGACTATGACTGCTTGTGTCCCGACCGTTTTACTGGTAAAACCTGCGAGATTTCCGTCCCTGAGCCCACCTGGGCTGCCCCCTACCACCCTGCAAACCACGAGAACAGTGGGGTGGTGAAAAGCACTACCAGTGAGATGCTTGCGGTGACACAGCCGGAGCCTGTCAGGACCGTGGTCACAGGGCGACGCGTGGCCAACCACAGTGAGAAAGAGCCAGGGGGAGGGTTGCTGAAAATCTCTGTGAAGGAGGTCGTGACCCAAAGGGACTCAGGGCTGACTGAAGCCCAGCTGGTGACAGTGCTGGTCTTTGGAGTGCTGACAGCAGTGCTGGTCCTCATCACTGTCCTGCTAATACTGAGGAACTGGCAGAGGGGCCGTCAGAGGTCAAACTGGTGCCAAAGCCCTTCACAGGCTGCAAGAAAGCTCCAAGACCGCGAGTGTCAGGTGGGCATGCTCAACACCGTCCTCATCGAGCCCAGGAAGACGACGGAGCTATGA